A region of Ochotona princeps isolate mOchPri1 chromosome 2, mOchPri1.hap1, whole genome shotgun sequence DNA encodes the following proteins:
- the SLC27A3 gene encoding long-chain fatty acid transport protein 3 → MAALLLLPLLLLLPLLLLLKLHPWSQLRWLAADLAFTVRALRCKRALRARALAAAAADQKSPEGGCSLAWRLAQLAQERGEHTFLIHGARRFSYVQAERESNRAARAFLRARGWDGESGGPGAQSGGEGARPAQGDPAAGSSVAPTECSVARLAPGATVALLLPASPEFLWLWFGLAKAGLRTAFVPTALRRGPLLHCLHSCTARALLLAPEFLESLEPDLPKLRAMGLHLWAAGPTSQPAGVPDFLAEMASEADGPVPGYLSAPESMTDTSLYIFTSGTTGLPKAARISHLKILQCQAFYQLCGAHQEDVIYLALPLYHMSGSLLGIVGCLGIGATVVLKSKFSAGQFWEDCQRHKVTVFQYIGELCRYLVNQPPTPAEHDHQVRLAVGSGLRPDTWERFVRRFGPLQVLETYGLTEGNVATFNYTGQQGAIGRASWLYKYIFPFSLIRCDVATGEPTRDAQGHCVATSPGEPGLLVAPVSPQSPFLGYAGGPELAQGKLLRDVFRPGDVFFNTGDLLVCDNQGFLRFHDRTGDTFRWKGENVATTEVAQVLEALDSLQEVNVYGVTVPGHEGRAGMAALVLRPPHALDLVQLYTHVSEHLPPYARPRFLRLQESLATTETFKQQKVRMTREGFNPSTLADPLYILDQAAGAYLPLTPARYEALLVGELRI, encoded by the exons ATGgctgccctcctcctgctgcccctgctgctgctgctgcccctgctgctgctgctgaagctgCACCCTTGGTCACAGTTGCGCTGGCTCGCGGCAGACTTGGCCTTTACGGTGCGCGCTCTCCGCTGCAAAAGGGCTCTTCGCGCCCGCGCCCTGGCCGCAGCGGCCGCCGACCAGAAGAGTCCCGAggggggctgcagcctggcctggcgcCTCGCGCAGCTGGCCCAAGAGCGCGGCGAGCACACCTTTCTCATTCACGGCGCTCGGCGCTTTAGCTACGTGCAGGCGGAACGTGAGAGTAACCGGGCCGCGCGTGCCTTCCTGCGCGCGCGAGGCTGGGATGGAGAATCTGGAGGCCCCGGAGCACAGAGCGGCGGGGAAGGCGCTCGGCCGGCGCAGGGAGACCCGGCGGCCGGAAGCAGCGTGGCGCCTACCGAGTGCAGTGTGGCCCGTCTGGCACCGGGAGCGACCGTGGCGCTGCTCCTCCCCGCCAGCCCGGAGTTCCTGTGGCTATGGTTTGGGCTGGCCAAGGCTGGCCTGCGCACGGCCTTTGTGCCCACCGCCCTGCGCCGAGGCCCCCTACTGCACTGCCTCCATAGCTGCACCGCGCGAGCGCTCCTGCTGGCGCCAG AGTTTCTGGAATCCTTGGAGCCCGACCTGCCAAAACTGAGGGCCATGGGCCTCCACCTGTGGGCAGCAGGTCCTACCAGCCAGCCTGCCGGGGTCCCTGATTTTCTGGCAGAGATGGCATCAGAAGCGGATGGACCGGTGCCCGGGTACCTGTCTGCCCCCGAGAGTATGACAGACACAAGCCTGTACATCTTTACCTCTGGCACCACGG GCCTTCCCAAAGCTGCCCGGATCAGTCACCTGAAGATCCTGCAGTGCCAGGCCTTCTACCAGCTGTGCGGCGCCCACCAGGAGGATGTCATCTACTTGGCCCTCCCACTCTACCACATGTCAGGCTCACTGCTGGGCATTGTGGGCTGCCTGGGCATCG GGGCCACCGTAGTGCTGAAGTCCAAGTTCTCAGCTGGTCAGTTCTGGGAGGACTGCCAGAGGCACAAGGTGACCGTGTTCCAGTACATCGGGGAGTTGTGCCGGTACCTCGTCAACCAGCCGCCG ACCCCGGCAGAGCATGACCACCAGGTCCGGCTGGCAGTGGGCAGCGGGCTGCGCCCAGACACCTGGGAGCGCTTCGTGCGtcgctttgggcccctgcaggtGCTGGAGACCTATGGACTGACTGAGGGCAATGTGGCCACGTTCAACTACACGGGCCAGCAAGGTGCTATCGGCCGTGCCTCCTGGCTATACAAG TACATCTTCCCCTTCTCTTTGATTCGCTGTGATGTGGCCACAGGAGAGCCGACCCGGGATGCCCAGGGCCACTGTGTGGCCACATCTCCAG GTGAGCCAGGGCTGCTGGTGGCCCCGGTGAGCCCGCAGTCCCCGTTCCTGGGCTATGCCGGGGGCCCCGAGTTGGCGCAGGGGAAGCTGCTGCGTGACGTCTTTCGGCCTGGAGATGTTTTCTTTAATACGGGGGACCTGCTGGTGTGCGACAACCAAGGCTTCCTCCGTTTCCATGATCGCACGGGCGATACCTTCAG GTGGAAGGGGGAGAATGTGGCTACGACTGAGGTGGCACAAGTCCTCGAGGCCCTGGACTCACTCCAGGAGGTCAACGTCTACGGAGTCACTGTGCCAG GGCATGAAGGCCGCGCCGGGATGGCTGCCCTGGTTCTGCGTCCCCCCCATGCCCTGGACTTGGTGCAGCTCTACACCCACGTGTCTGAGCACCTGCCCCCTTATGCCCGGCCTCGATTCCTACGGCTGCAG GAGTCCCTGGCCACCACGGAGACCTTCAAGCAGCAGAAGGTCCGCATGACCAGGGAGGGCTTCAACCCGAGCACCTTGGCCGACCCACTCTACATCCTGGACCAGGCGGCAGGTGCCTACCTGCCCCTCACTCCGGCCCGGTACGAGGCGCTGTTGGTTGGAGAGCTCCGGATCTGA